From the Lolium rigidum isolate FL_2022 chromosome 2, APGP_CSIRO_Lrig_0.1, whole genome shotgun sequence genome, one window contains:
- the LOC124686241 gene encoding 60S ribosomal protein L37-2-like — MTKGTGSFGKRRNKTHTLCIRCGRRSFHLQKSTCSSCGYPAARIRKYNWSVKAIRRKTTGTGRMRYMRHVPRRFKSNFREGTEAAPRKSAAAN, encoded by the exons ATG ACGAAGGGCACGGGCAGCTTCGGCAAGCGCCGGAACAAGACGCACACGCTCTGCATCCGCTGCGGCCGCCGCAGCTTCCACCTCCAGAAGAGCACCTGCTCCTCCTGCGGCTACCCCGCCGCCCGCATCCGCAAGT ACAACTGGAGTGTGAAGGCCATCAGGCGCAAGACAACTGGAACTGGAAGGATGAGGTACATGCGCCATGTGCCTCGCAGGTTCAAGAGCAACTTCAGAGAAG GTACTGAGGCTGCCCCCAGGAAGAGTGCTGCAGCCAACTAG